One genomic segment of Acidobacteriota bacterium includes these proteins:
- a CDS encoding Gfo/Idh/MocA family oxidoreductase, protein MSGSTRRSFIQGGAAATAALSGGWPSVLRGSDDRMVRLGFIGMGGRGTHLLKLVLARKDTQVNAVCDLRAEAANRAAALVRESGREDPGVYAGEDDDFQELLAREDLDAVVVATPWRWHTPMSVAAMRAGKAVAVEVPAAVTLQECWDLVNTSEATKKPCMMLENVCYRRDVMAALKMVRDGLFGELIHCQCGYQHDLRAVKFNPGAKFGPGSKGEANWRTQHSIQRNGDVYPTHGAGPMANCLDIDRGNRFVTLTSTATKARGLHDYVVRQGGADHPNAKIQWALGDVVTSVIKCARGETLLVSHDTNLPRPYSLNFRVQGTGGIWMSDNKSIYIEDLSPKSHRWEPFEKYQKEHDHPLWKRFGEEAAGSGHGGMDFFVINGFVEALKRGLPTPIDVYESASWSAIGPLSERSIARGSAPVFFPDFTRGQWVVSEPTFGLNDQF, encoded by the coding sequence ATGTCAGGTTCAACAAGGCGCAGCTTCATCCAAGGCGGTGCCGCCGCCACGGCCGCCCTGTCGGGCGGATGGCCGTCCGTCCTGCGGGGCAGCGACGACCGGATGGTCCGTCTCGGCTTCATCGGGATGGGCGGCAGGGGCACCCACCTGCTGAAGCTGGTTCTGGCCAGGAAAGACACTCAGGTGAACGCCGTCTGCGACCTCCGTGCCGAGGCGGCCAACCGGGCCGCGGCCCTGGTGCGGGAGTCGGGGCGCGAAGATCCGGGAGTCTATGCCGGGGAAGATGACGATTTCCAAGAACTTCTGGCGCGGGAGGACCTGGACGCCGTCGTCGTCGCGACACCCTGGCGCTGGCACACTCCCATGTCCGTGGCGGCCATGAGGGCAGGCAAGGCGGTGGCGGTGGAGGTGCCGGCGGCCGTGACCTTGCAGGAGTGCTGGGATCTGGTCAACACTTCCGAAGCCACGAAAAAGCCTTGCATGATGCTGGAGAACGTCTGCTACCGGCGGGACGTCATGGCGGCTCTGAAGATGGTCCGGGACGGACTCTTCGGAGAGCTCATCCACTGCCAGTGCGGTTACCAGCACGACCTGCGGGCGGTGAAGTTCAATCCCGGGGCCAAGTTCGGACCCGGCTCCAAAGGCGAAGCCAACTGGAGGACGCAGCACTCGATTCAGCGCAATGGCGACGTCTACCCGACTCACGGCGCCGGTCCCATGGCCAACTGCCTGGACATCGACCGGGGGAACCGGTTCGTGACCCTCACCTCCACGGCCACCAAGGCGCGAGGGCTTCACGATTACGTCGTCCGCCAAGGGGGCGCGGACCATCCCAACGCCAAGATCCAGTGGGCTCTGGGCGACGTGGTGACATCGGTGATCAAGTGCGCCCGGGGAGAGACTCTCCTGGTCAGCCACGACACCAACCTGCCGCGGCCCTATTCCCTGAACTTCCGGGTGCAGGGAACCGGGGGTATCTGGATGAGCGACAACAAGTCGATCTACATCGAAGACCTCAGTCCCAAATCGCACCGGTGGGAACCCTTCGAGAAATACCAGAAGGAGCATGACCACCCCCTCTGGAAACGTTTCGGCGAGGAAGCCGCCGGGTCCGGACACGGCGGCATGGATTTCTTCGTCATCAACGGTTTCGTGGAAGCGCTGAAACGGGGACTGCCCACCCCCATCGACGTCTACGAGTCAGCTTCATGGAGCGCCATCGGTCCTCTGTCCGAGCGCTCCATCGCACGGGGAAGCGCTCCCGTCTTCTTTCCCGACTTCACCCGGGGACAGTGGGTCGTGTCCGAACCGACCTTCGGCCTGAATGACCAGTTTTAG
- a CDS encoding RidA family protein, with amino-acid sequence MTAEQRLEELNIQLPDAPQPVAIYRPAVQVGNLLFVSGHGPNRADGTQITGKVGVELTAEEAKEAARVTGLCILSTVRSSLGSLDRVVRVVKVLGMVNATPDFGEQPQVINGFSELMMEVFGDPGKGARSAVGMGSLPGNIPVEVEAIFEVE; translated from the coding sequence ATGACAGCTGAACAACGACTTGAAGAATTGAACATCCAGCTTCCGGACGCGCCCCAGCCGGTGGCCATCTATCGGCCGGCCGTCCAGGTCGGCAACCTGTTGTTCGTCTCCGGTCACGGTCCCAACCGGGCGGACGGAACCCAGATCACCGGAAAGGTGGGTGTCGAACTGACCGCCGAGGAAGCCAAAGAGGCGGCGCGGGTCACCGGACTGTGCATCCTCAGCACGGTACGGAGTTCGTTGGGATCCCTGGACCGCGTGGTCCGGGTGGTGAAGGTACTGGGGATGGTCAACGCCACACCCGATTTCGGGGAGCAGCCACAGGTCATCAACGGGTTCAGCGAGCTCATGATGGAGGTCTTCGGCGACCCGGGAAAAGGCGCGCGCAGCGCCGTGGGAATGGGGTCCCTCCCCGGCAACATCCCGGTCGAGGTGGAAGCCATTTTCGAGGTCGAGTGA
- the tyrS gene encoding tyrosine--tRNA ligase, translated as MTSYLQTRSDLPPFLTDLESRGLVSQKTVELTDQVLSKSLPPLYVGYDPSAGSLHAGSLIPLLGMDRYKRRGGQIIVLLGGATGLIGDPSGKDRERTLETREVIDRRIGRLKRQTSEFFARTEGPDPIFVNNADWYRDMHVIAFLRDVGKNFSVNQMLTRDSVRTRIENREQGISFTEFSYQLLQSYDFLHLYREYGCGIQMGASDQWGNIVSGVDLVRRAAGATVYGLTFPLLTNSEGKKYGKSEKGAVWLDPDRTSPYEFYQFWLNSADDDVGRFLRWLTDLSSDEIETLAAAPPHQRRPQKALAETLTIRVHGPRDTETAERASRVIFSGRAADMDSAVADMVARSVPTLTASPDLSCPVLDAMVRVGAAPSKAVARRLVKQNAVAVNGTRIADANEDLLPHRARAGVVVLSVGKSKRYLVRFGL; from the coding sequence ATGACCTCTTACCTCCAAACCCGATCCGACCTGCCGCCCTTTCTCACCGATCTCGAGTCGCGCGGCCTCGTCTCACAGAAGACGGTCGAGCTGACCGATCAGGTGCTCTCCAAGTCGTTGCCGCCCCTGTACGTCGGCTATGACCCCAGCGCCGGCAGCCTGCACGCGGGCAGCCTGATCCCGCTTCTGGGGATGGACCGCTACAAGCGTCGAGGGGGTCAGATCATCGTGTTGCTGGGTGGGGCGACGGGCCTCATCGGCGACCCTTCGGGCAAGGACCGCGAGCGCACGCTGGAGACCCGCGAAGTGATCGATCGGCGCATCGGACGGTTGAAACGCCAAACCTCCGAGTTCTTCGCCCGAACCGAGGGTCCCGATCCCATCTTCGTCAACAACGCCGACTGGTACCGGGACATGCACGTCATCGCCTTCCTGCGCGACGTGGGCAAGAATTTCTCGGTCAATCAGATGCTGACCCGGGATTCGGTGCGCACGCGGATCGAGAATCGGGAACAGGGAATCTCCTTCACCGAGTTCTCCTACCAGCTCCTGCAGTCCTACGATTTCCTGCACCTTTACCGGGAATACGGCTGCGGGATCCAGATGGGGGCCTCGGACCAGTGGGGGAATATCGTATCCGGAGTCGATCTGGTGCGCCGCGCCGCGGGGGCGACGGTCTATGGGCTCACCTTCCCCCTGCTGACCAACTCGGAGGGGAAGAAATACGGCAAGTCGGAAAAGGGCGCGGTCTGGCTCGATCCGGACCGGACCAGTCCCTACGAGTTCTACCAGTTCTGGCTGAACTCCGCCGACGACGACGTAGGTCGCTTCCTTCGCTGGCTGACCGATCTGTCCAGCGATGAGATCGAAACCCTGGCGGCGGCTCCACCGCATCAGCGGCGGCCTCAGAAGGCTCTGGCCGAGACGCTCACCATCCGGGTGCATGGGCCGCGGGACACCGAGACCGCCGAGCGGGCCAGCCGGGTCATCTTCTCCGGCAGGGCGGCCGACATGGACTCCGCCGTCGCCGACATGGTGGCTCGATCAGTGCCCACACTGACCGCCAGTCCCGACCTCTCCTGTCCGGTCTTGGACGCCATGGTCCGGGTCGGAGCGGCTCCGTCCAAAGCAGTCGCGAGGCGTTTGGTGAAGCAAAATGCGGTCGCCGTCAACGGAACCAGGATCGCTGACGCCAACGAGGACCTGCTTCCGCACCGCGCCCGGGCCGGCGTGGTTGTCCTGTCGGTCGGCAAGTCCAAGCGTTATCTTGTTCGGTTTGGTCTATAG